A window of the Phaseolus vulgaris cultivar G19833 chromosome 5, P. vulgaris v2.0, whole genome shotgun sequence genome harbors these coding sequences:
- the LOC137835207 gene encoding defensin-like protein: MEKKSFAGLCFLFLVLFVAQECVLQTEAKTCENLADTFRGPCFATGNCDDHCKNKEHLLRGRCRDDFRCWCTRNC, encoded by the exons ATGGAGAAGAAATCATTTGCTGGATTATGCTTCCTCTTCCTTGTTCTCTTTGTTGCTC AAGAATGTGTGTTGCAGACTGAGGCAAAGACTTGCGAGAACCTGGCTGATACATTCAGGGGTCCATGCTTCGCCACTGGCAACTGCGATGATCACTGCAAGAACAAAGAACACTTGCTGCGTGGCAGATGCAGGGATGATTTCCGCTGTTGGTGCACAAGAAACTGTTAA